Within Pelotomaculum schinkii, the genomic segment CACACGCAGTTCCAGGTCGCCTAAATAGCTGTTGCGAAAATACACTTCCCCTATTGTAAGCTCTCCCACCATACGCAGGTTTCGCCCGGTATAATCCGCATCCGGATGGTCCAGAGCGTAGGTCTGGCAAGGACCATTGTAGCCTGCCAGCAGTTCTCTTATTCTGGAATCATCAAGACAGACCACCGCCAGCCCCTCTGCAGGAACCTTGGCGATAAATTCACGAAAAGCGGTTTCAATATTCTCGACGCTTTTATAATGGTCCAGGTGGTCGTCCTCGATATTGGTAATAATTTCAATAAAGGGATCCAGCTTTAAAAAAGATCCGTCACTTTCGTCCGCTTCGGCAACCAGGTATTCTCCCCCACCCAGTTTGGCGTTGCCGCCAATTTCTTTCAATTCGCCTCCAATAATAACGGTGGGATCCAGATGATTTTGCTCCAGAACCAGTGCGGCCATGGAAGTTGTAGTGGTCTTTCCGTGGGCGCCGGCTATAGCAATACCCTTTTGACGCTGCATCAACCATGCGAGCATTTCACTGCGGTGCAGAATGCGGAGCCTTCTTTCCCTGGCCTCCAACAATTCCGGGTTGCTGAAGGGAATGGCAGTGGATGCTACAACCAGGTCGGCGTCACCAAGATATTCACCAGCATGCCCTCTAAAGCAGGTCGCCCCAAGGGCTTCCAAACTCTCGGTGGCGGTTGAACCTTTCAGGTCCGAGCCGGTTACCCGGTAGCCCAGGCCAAGCATAATCCTGGCTATGCCGCACATACCGGAGCCGCCGATCCCGATAAAATGAACATGCTGCGCTTGTTGCACTGATTACCTCTCCTCCCTTGTGGCTCAATTCCCTTGTCGCCGCCGGCCATCATTATATCTATTTAGTGGAAAAATGGCTGCTAGCGCTGTATTTCATAAATATAGTATGCATAGCTCCAAAAAGGTGTTACAGACGTTAATTTGGAGCTTGTCCCCA encodes:
- the murC gene encoding UDP-N-acetylmuramate--L-alanine ligase; its protein translation is MQQAQHVHFIGIGGSGMCGIARIMLGLGYRVTGSDLKGSTATESLEALGATCFRGHAGEYLGDADLVVASTAIPFSNPELLEARERRLRILHRSEMLAWLMQRQKGIAIAGAHGKTTTTSMAALVLEQNHLDPTVIIGGELKEIGGNAKLGGGEYLVAEADESDGSFLKLDPFIEIITNIEDDHLDHYKSVENIETAFREFIAKVPAEGLAVVCLDDSRIRELLAGYNGPCQTYALDHPDADYTGRNLRMVGELTIGEVYFRNSYLGDLELRVPGRHNFLNALAVVALGRFVGLPFEGISAALSNFRGAGRRFQLTGEVGGVKVIDDYAHHPSEIKATLKAARQLKTGRLIGVFQPHRYTRTAILGERFGEAFSDADVIIVSDIYSAGEQPIEGVTADIIITAIEKFEGRKVIHLPTRQEIVDYLARTARPGDMILTMGAGDIWNAGVELVNRLKERQKIG